The proteins below are encoded in one region of Micromonospora pisi:
- a CDS encoding NUDIX domain-containing protein, with protein MSNTIVKVAAVVLRGGLLLVVRKRGTPIFISPGGKPEPGETDAEALARELREETGLTLRAAEPWGEYTAGSALETATDVRIRVYLAEADGTARPAEEIDEVAWIDADYAADGVRLGSVFGEQVVPRLLAEGLLRSRHRPEPAGDLVLVADLDGTLAFENRPPGPAVSAALNEIAARDDIRLVLATSRAPRGVRALVGPLADRAELLCCNGGVHVAGGTVQRRIQLPADRLRALVAHLDRAGIGYWVDFGDRFQVRGGGFPWMSYPDRIDLTAGEEPEWHGAIKLAVDSAGNETLLNGLRDLAGPGLELFPHAGGVLDVTSTGATKELALSVILPAVHGPVVAFGNDANDQILLAEADRGVVVGDGLPGLEYAGHISRVAAEDTSVAAMLLAAVARARVPVGPS; from the coding sequence GTGAGCAACACCATCGTGAAGGTCGCCGCGGTCGTTCTCCGCGGTGGCCTTCTCCTGGTGGTTCGCAAACGCGGCACCCCGATTTTCATCTCGCCGGGCGGCAAACCGGAGCCGGGCGAGACCGATGCGGAGGCCCTCGCTCGCGAACTGCGTGAGGAGACCGGGCTCACTCTGCGCGCCGCCGAGCCGTGGGGCGAGTACACCGCCGGCTCGGCGCTGGAGACCGCGACGGACGTGCGTATTCGGGTCTATCTTGCTGAGGCCGATGGCACCGCCCGGCCTGCGGAGGAGATCGACGAGGTCGCCTGGATCGACGCCGATTACGCTGCGGACGGCGTACGTCTCGGATCGGTCTTCGGTGAGCAGGTGGTGCCGCGACTGCTCGCCGAGGGGCTGCTGCGGTCGCGTCACCGGCCGGAACCGGCCGGTGACCTTGTTCTGGTCGCCGATCTCGACGGCACCCTGGCCTTCGAGAACCGGCCGCCCGGCCCAGCGGTGTCCGCGGCGCTGAACGAGATCGCGGCGCGCGACGACATCCGGCTCGTGCTCGCCACCTCGCGGGCACCGCGCGGGGTCCGCGCACTGGTCGGTCCACTTGCCGACCGCGCGGAGCTGCTCTGCTGCAACGGCGGGGTCCATGTCGCCGGCGGCACCGTGCAGCGGCGGATCCAGCTGCCCGCCGACCGGCTCCGCGCGCTCGTGGCCCACCTCGACCGCGCGGGCATCGGTTACTGGGTGGATTTCGGCGACCGGTTCCAGGTCCGCGGGGGCGGGTTCCCGTGGATGAGCTACCCGGACCGGATCGACCTGACGGCCGGTGAGGAGCCCGAATGGCACGGAGCGATCAAGCTGGCCGTCGACAGCGCCGGTAACGAGACGCTGCTGAACGGGTTGCGTGATCTGGCCGGTCCCGGGCTGGAGTTGTTCCCGCACGCCGGCGGGGTCCTCGACGTGACGTCGACCGGCGCCACCAAGGAACTTGCGCTGTCGGTGATCCTGCCGGCTGTGCACGGGCCGGTGGTTGCCTTCGGTAACGACGCGAACGATCAGATCCTGCTCGCCGAGGCGGATCGGGGCGTCGTAGTGGGTGACGGCCTGCCCGGCCTGGAGTACGCCGGTCACATCAGCCGGGTGGCCGCCGAGGACACGAGCGTCGCCGCCATGTTGCTTGCGGCGGTCGCCCGGGCACGGGTTCCGGTAGGCCCGTCATGA
- a CDS encoding DUF6024 family protein, with product MSTLDAAALHPALQEKDGDRHYFAAAARLRRTATETLVRDLGADRFIGYLTHNTTAGLLAVWWAATRAGHRIGSRGLRSQHYAPYAAVLPADDPEATWEFRTHVSPVTGAVDPLGGGAGRTVLVDAAQSLGTCLTSSLLVAADVVVAPTHKHLGLCVGAGIVLVRREVPRLEPVHAALAVAESGAQSLDQLRRLTAALTAADGRVFNRVRFEMDDGLRSWCAGHGLRPLGTAGGVPFVCVTTIDGSPLTERMSLRGWRHMADANAARFSHHVPGRAGDAPVDHTAAFRRAVEQALL from the coding sequence ATGAGCACGCTGGATGCCGCCGCGCTGCATCCAGCGCTCCAGGAGAAGGACGGCGACCGGCACTACTTCGCGGCGGCGGCCCGGCTGCGCCGTACGGCGACGGAGACGCTTGTCCGGGATCTCGGCGCCGACCGGTTCATCGGGTACCTCACCCACAACACCACCGCAGGCCTGCTCGCCGTGTGGTGGGCCGCCACCCGGGCGGGACACCGGATCGGCAGCCGGGGCCTCCGGTCGCAGCACTACGCGCCGTACGCCGCCGTCCTGCCAGCCGACGATCCGGAGGCGACGTGGGAGTTCCGTACCCATGTGTCGCCGGTGACGGGCGCGGTCGACCCGCTGGGTGGCGGCGCCGGCCGGACCGTCCTCGTCGACGCCGCCCAGTCACTCGGCACCTGCCTGACCTCATCCCTGCTGGTCGCGGCGGATGTTGTCGTGGCGCCGACGCACAAGCACCTCGGCCTGTGCGTCGGCGCCGGCATCGTGCTCGTGCGACGGGAGGTTCCCCGGCTGGAACCGGTCCATGCCGCCCTCGCCGTCGCGGAGAGCGGAGCGCAGTCGCTCGACCAACTGCGCCGGCTGACAGCCGCGCTCACCGCCGCGGACGGGCGGGTGTTCAATCGCGTCCGGTTCGAGATGGACGACGGCCTGCGCTCGTGGTGCGCCGGGCACGGCCTGCGTCCGCTCGGCACTGCCGGGGGTGTGCCGTTCGTCTGCGTGACCACGATCGACGGCAGCCCGCTTACCGAACGGATGTCACTGCGCGGCTGGCGGCACATGGCCGACGCGAACGCGGCCCGGTTCTCCCATCACGTCCCTGGGCGGGCGGGCGACGCTCCGGTGGATCACACCGCTGCGTTCCGCCGAGCAGTCGAGCAGGCTCTGCTCTGA
- a CDS encoding tetratricopeptide repeat protein yields the protein MTFTHSRVRRSFFAALNEAHGHLDSENPGGALFLAVTSPDGSGKLDTVRAWRDSEPDRRPGHLILTADGNRLTHGYLAGLQPLVDHAIATAETNHPDLVSAAEQSLKRIFPHRQSPAFRMPKDLTGVASRDERTRFYYHDYQGKLLNGVYEFLDSYLATTGQTCTLIIDNADQLSPTVTQFLDIMAQRRTLGRHLKIVLLVNGDLDVGLAEHSVQVSLPALSRPEARELIESWGFESPAPKQLDNLWRLSQGRPARLSALLRCAEVKVSLPGYLTFETHIDLYLSVLGERRRYDLLQEYVRGHCADDDSIARRNYETYDEGARERMHREVIAELADQQQEVLHPVHHLSLRDASDQVVALAPLSISLQEIGLYNTWFDLFSRFWANSQLRTLPGGGQTHNLVYLRMAFVLYSLGLAHVSISYLDTFYQHFPHSLYTPTVLYSQSMAHGRYQSPPDLVTAERFALLNLEKISTEFRDHPKYEYIKVFAENALAYIRARQKRMDEALKLCTDGMDRMHEIYGDDRFALHQSILVYNTAQIHEMLKDYTKAYEVYQQTIALDPNYGEYANDLANMLQRTDRFDEALEYYERAIALCPPYYEAHLNRAQMYVRMGDSAAAEADFRRVVELNPGEARAHLGLGILQLKQGRFAEAQQSLDAAVYHDPRNALAWTNRGLTLLELGRAQEAEESLRTALTHNGKLTEAWNNLAHVLHTGGRKAESLECLDAAVRLSDDPDYVYNRALLRHELGDTAGALADVELAAQRGADAAEVADLREQVAKTPGTAAI from the coding sequence ATGACCTTTACTCATTCCCGCGTGCGCCGCAGTTTCTTCGCGGCATTGAACGAGGCTCATGGCCACCTGGATTCGGAGAATCCCGGTGGCGCGCTGTTCCTCGCGGTCACCTCCCCGGACGGCAGCGGCAAGCTCGACACGGTGCGCGCCTGGCGCGACTCGGAGCCGGACCGCCGGCCCGGACACCTGATCCTGACCGCGGACGGCAACCGGCTGACGCACGGATATCTGGCCGGCCTGCAACCACTGGTCGATCACGCGATCGCCACCGCCGAGACGAACCACCCCGACCTGGTGTCCGCCGCCGAGCAGTCGCTCAAGCGCATCTTCCCGCACCGGCAGTCACCGGCGTTCCGGATGCCCAAGGACCTCACCGGCGTGGCGAGCCGGGACGAGCGGACCCGCTTCTACTACCACGATTACCAGGGCAAGCTGCTCAACGGCGTCTACGAATTCCTCGACAGCTATCTGGCCACCACTGGGCAGACCTGCACGCTGATCATCGACAACGCCGACCAGCTGTCACCGACCGTGACGCAATTCCTGGACATCATGGCCCAGCGCCGTACCCTGGGCCGGCATCTGAAAATCGTGCTGCTGGTCAACGGCGATCTCGACGTCGGCTTGGCCGAGCACAGCGTTCAGGTCTCGCTTCCGGCGCTCTCACGTCCCGAGGCGCGCGAACTCATCGAGTCCTGGGGATTCGAGTCGCCCGCGCCGAAGCAGCTCGACAACCTGTGGCGGCTGTCGCAGGGCCGTCCGGCTCGCCTGTCGGCGCTGCTGCGCTGCGCCGAGGTCAAGGTGTCGCTGCCCGGCTACCTGACCTTCGAGACCCACATCGACCTGTACCTGAGCGTGCTCGGCGAACGCCGCCGGTACGACCTGCTCCAGGAGTACGTCCGGGGCCACTGCGCCGACGACGACTCGATCGCGCGGCGCAACTACGAGACCTACGACGAGGGTGCCCGCGAGCGGATGCACCGGGAGGTCATCGCCGAGCTGGCCGACCAGCAGCAGGAGGTCCTGCACCCGGTCCACCACCTCAGCCTGCGGGACGCCTCTGACCAGGTGGTCGCCCTCGCACCGCTGTCGATCTCGTTGCAGGAGATCGGCCTCTACAACACCTGGTTCGATCTGTTCTCCCGGTTCTGGGCGAACTCGCAGCTGCGCACATTGCCCGGCGGGGGACAGACGCACAACCTGGTCTATCTCCGCATGGCGTTCGTGCTGTACTCACTCGGCCTGGCGCATGTGTCGATCTCCTACCTGGACACGTTCTACCAGCACTTCCCGCACAGCCTGTACACCCCGACCGTGCTCTATTCACAGAGCATGGCGCATGGCCGGTACCAGTCGCCCCCGGATCTCGTCACGGCCGAGCGTTTCGCTCTGCTGAACCTCGAGAAGATCAGTACCGAATTCCGCGACCACCCGAAGTACGAGTACATCAAGGTGTTCGCGGAGAACGCACTGGCGTACATTCGGGCGCGGCAGAAGCGCATGGACGAGGCACTCAAACTGTGCACCGACGGCATGGACCGGATGCACGAGATCTACGGCGACGACCGGTTCGCGCTGCACCAGTCGATCCTGGTCTACAACACCGCCCAGATCCACGAGATGCTCAAGGACTACACCAAGGCGTACGAGGTGTATCAGCAGACCATCGCGCTCGACCCAAACTACGGGGAATACGCGAACGATCTCGCCAACATGCTCCAGCGCACCGACCGGTTCGATGAGGCCCTCGAGTACTACGAGCGGGCCATCGCCCTGTGCCCGCCGTACTACGAGGCACACCTCAACCGCGCGCAGATGTACGTGCGCATGGGTGACTCGGCCGCTGCGGAGGCCGATTTCCGGCGGGTCGTGGAGCTGAATCCCGGCGAGGCGCGCGCCCATCTGGGACTTGGCATCCTCCAGCTGAAGCAGGGCCGGTTCGCCGAAGCCCAGCAGAGCCTGGACGCGGCCGTCTACCACGACCCCCGCAACGCTCTCGCCTGGACCAACCGTGGCCTGACCCTGCTGGAGCTCGGGCGTGCCCAGGAGGCGGAGGAAAGCCTGCGCACGGCGCTCACCCACAACGGCAAGCTCACCGAGGCATGGAACAACCTGGCACACGTGCTGCACACCGGTGGGCGAAAAGCGGAGTCTCTCGAGTGCCTCGACGCCGCCGTGCGTCTCTCCGACGACCCGGACTACGTCTACAACCGGGCGTTGCTGCGCCACGAACTCGGTGACACGGCCGGCGCTCTGGCCGACGTCGAACTCGCCGCGCAACGCGGCGCGGACGCCGCCGAGGTCGCCGACCTGCGCGAGCAGGTGGCCAAGACGCCGGGCACCGCGGCGATCTGA
- a CDS encoding MFS transporter: MLLSAYAVSQFGNWLFRTGVVYFAYNQSHGSAALLTTAIALVYLPVLVGSRILAPLADRWDTRRTLIGLDVLRALSLCILLATTLAGGTITTGATITAMAVLSLLTPLFTASQTAYLRQTLPTDGMPAALAAVSRIDWIMFILGTASAPLMLQISNLPTLITLDIVTFVVSALLLVRLPPAPVHPAGAGSPDDATTGTGRARLATSSRWLLAAVFALNAGAGVINLYPNVVARNYLGGGATWLSVINLANGVGAVIGATLAGRVSRSHGLRPGILAAVAVAVSLVGMTFVTTAWIAVLASSTMLLAGQVFAVVFQARILADEPVERAGRASGLFTLGTFAGVTVSVLLFLGLTAVGPPHRSFTVLLLLGAGTALISALIGQVASRRFGTGVPVTTAVPARPEPAPAGSDAEAEAEPRAGLVRAAGRTFATGVTVVSTVKSLVPHAATVNSFVTVSLDPALVSICVDRTARLHTFLEADSPLGITILSAAQRNTAVHFADRNRALGQAQFDGHAWRQGKETGAPLLEEGHAWLECRVERLITAGDHSIVLARVLSFAIAEPDDGHGPLVFAGGRFRSLPDHRSEPGGTT; the protein is encoded by the coding sequence ATGTTGTTGTCGGCATACGCGGTCAGCCAGTTCGGCAACTGGCTGTTCCGCACCGGAGTGGTCTACTTCGCCTACAACCAGAGCCACGGTTCCGCGGCGCTACTCACCACCGCGATCGCTCTGGTGTATCTGCCGGTCCTCGTGGGTTCGCGGATACTGGCCCCGCTCGCCGACCGGTGGGACACCCGGCGCACGCTGATCGGGCTGGACGTCCTGCGCGCCCTGTCGCTGTGCATCCTGCTCGCCACCACCCTCGCCGGGGGCACCATTACCACCGGGGCGACCATCACCGCGATGGCCGTGCTGAGCCTGCTGACGCCGCTGTTCACCGCATCGCAGACGGCCTACCTGCGGCAGACCCTGCCGACCGACGGGATGCCCGCAGCGCTCGCCGCGGTGTCCCGGATCGACTGGATCATGTTCATCCTGGGCACCGCTTCGGCGCCCTTGATGTTGCAGATCAGCAACCTGCCGACACTGATCACGCTGGACATCGTGACCTTCGTGGTGTCCGCGCTACTGCTCGTACGGCTGCCGCCGGCGCCGGTCCACCCGGCCGGCGCCGGCTCGCCGGACGACGCGACCACGGGCACGGGTCGCGCCCGGCTCGCCACCAGCAGCAGGTGGCTGCTGGCTGCCGTCTTCGCGCTCAACGCCGGGGCGGGGGTCATCAACCTCTATCCGAACGTGGTCGCGCGGAACTACCTCGGCGGCGGCGCCACCTGGCTCAGCGTGATCAACCTGGCGAACGGCGTCGGGGCGGTGATCGGCGCCACGCTCGCCGGGCGGGTGAGCCGCAGTCACGGGCTGCGCCCGGGAATCCTCGCCGCGGTGGCCGTGGCGGTGTCGCTGGTGGGCATGACCTTCGTGACGACCGCCTGGATCGCGGTGCTCGCGAGCTCCACCATGCTGCTCGCGGGCCAGGTGTTCGCGGTGGTGTTCCAGGCGAGGATCCTGGCCGACGAACCGGTCGAACGGGCGGGCCGGGCGTCCGGCCTGTTCACCCTGGGCACCTTCGCCGGCGTGACGGTAAGCGTGCTGCTGTTCCTGGGCCTCACCGCGGTCGGCCCGCCGCACCGCTCGTTCACCGTGCTCCTGCTGCTGGGCGCCGGCACGGCCCTGATCTCGGCACTGATCGGCCAGGTCGCGTCCCGCCGGTTCGGCACAGGGGTGCCGGTGACCACGGCCGTCCCCGCACGGCCTGAACCGGCGCCGGCCGGCAGCGACGCGGAGGCGGAGGCGGAACCGCGGGCCGGGCTGGTCCGGGCCGCCGGGCGCACCTTCGCCACCGGAGTCACCGTCGTCTCCACCGTCAAAAGCCTGGTCCCGCACGCCGCCACGGTGAACTCGTTCGTCACCGTCTCCCTCGACCCGGCGCTCGTGTCGATCTGCGTCGACCGCACCGCGCGGCTGCACACGTTCCTCGAGGCCGACTCGCCGTTGGGCATCACCATCCTGTCGGCCGCGCAGCGGAACACCGCGGTGCACTTCGCAGACCGGAACCGTGCGTTGGGGCAGGCCCAGTTCGACGGGCATGCCTGGCGGCAGGGCAAGGAGACCGGCGCGCCGCTGCTGGAGGAGGGGCATGCCTGGCTCGAGTGCCGGGTCGAGCGGCTCATCACCGCCGGTGACCACTCCATTGTGCTGGCCCGGGTGCTCTCCTTCGCCATCGCCGAGCCGGACGACGGGCACGGTCCGCTGGTCTTCGCCGGAGGCCGCTTCCGGTCGCTGCCCGATCACCGGTCCGAACCAGGCGGAACGACGTGA
- a CDS encoding prolyl oligopeptidase family serine peptidase: MTRKYPPAHRDDRIDLLHGYKVADPYRWLEDAQSEQSRSWLVAQDQLCEEVLSRLPGRAAVRRRITTLLGTGTVSAPVWRGEHRFFIRRMPDAERPVLLTVDPSGAERVLLDPLLLDPSGLTVLESWYVAPLGDRLAYKTSRGGDEESFLYVVDVATGTALEGPIGGVRHGALAWLPDGTAYYYVRRRPGDTSRRVHLHRVGTDPDRDDVVVFGDGMPDTTDYGILVSVDGHWLSLGASQGTENRSDVWLGDLTVAGPEAPQLRPVQVGVDADTGVYMWRDGRAYLFTDRDAPRSRLCVASPADLRYEAWRDLVSEDPEAVLTDFAILDGPELDRPLLVVGWTRHAVNEITVHDLETGERLGTVPTPGTGSIGGLFERPEGGHEVWFSYTDGTSPGAILRYDARDGSTGLWATAPGAVPVPRVLSSQVSYRSADGTTVRMLIVEPLDRTGPRPTVLFGYGGFGSSQVPAYDPSILAWVEAGGVYVVTNLRGGGEEGEDWHRAGMRENKQRVFDDFHAAAQALIDGGWTTPAQLGAYGGSNGGLLVGGALVQRPDLYRAVVCEAPLLDMVRYETVGMGGLWVSEYGSAQHPEELGWLLGYSPYHQVREGTPYPAVLFTVSANDVRVDPMHARKMCAALQFATAGEGLILLRSEPEAGHKGRSTTRMAALAADTLAFLAWHTGLELH, encoded by the coding sequence TTGACCAGGAAATACCCCCCGGCCCACCGGGATGACCGGATCGATCTGCTGCATGGGTACAAGGTGGCGGATCCGTACCGCTGGCTGGAGGACGCCCAGAGCGAGCAGAGCCGTTCCTGGCTGGTTGCCCAGGATCAGCTCTGCGAGGAGGTGCTGAGCCGGCTACCGGGACGGGCGGCGGTGCGCCGCCGAATCACCACGCTGCTGGGAACCGGTACGGTCAGCGCTCCGGTCTGGCGGGGAGAGCACCGGTTCTTCATCCGCCGGATGCCCGATGCCGAACGCCCCGTGCTGCTGACCGTGGATCCGTCCGGGGCGGAGCGGGTGCTCCTCGATCCGTTGCTCCTCGATCCGTCCGGCCTCACCGTCCTCGAATCGTGGTACGTGGCCCCATTGGGTGACCGGCTCGCGTACAAGACCTCCCGGGGCGGCGACGAGGAATCGTTCCTGTACGTGGTGGACGTCGCCACCGGCACGGCTCTGGAAGGCCCGATCGGCGGGGTACGGCACGGCGCCCTCGCCTGGCTGCCGGACGGCACCGCCTACTACTACGTCCGCCGGCGGCCCGGGGACACGTCCCGCCGGGTGCACCTGCACCGGGTGGGCACGGATCCGGACCGGGACGACGTCGTGGTGTTCGGCGACGGAATGCCCGACACCACCGATTACGGGATCCTGGTCAGCGTCGACGGCCACTGGCTGAGCCTCGGCGCGTCACAGGGCACCGAGAACCGCAGCGACGTGTGGCTGGGTGACCTCACCGTGGCCGGCCCGGAGGCACCACAGCTGCGTCCCGTTCAGGTGGGTGTCGACGCGGACACCGGGGTGTACATGTGGCGCGACGGCCGGGCGTACCTGTTCACCGACCGGGACGCACCCCGCTCGCGGCTCTGTGTCGCCTCCCCGGCGGACCTGCGCTACGAGGCGTGGCGAGACCTGGTGTCCGAAGATCCCGAGGCGGTGCTCACCGACTTCGCCATCCTGGACGGTCCGGAACTCGACCGGCCGCTGCTCGTGGTGGGCTGGACGCGGCACGCCGTCAACGAGATCACCGTGCACGATCTGGAAACCGGTGAGCGGCTGGGCACCGTCCCGACGCCCGGCACCGGATCGATCGGCGGCCTCTTCGAACGGCCTGAGGGTGGCCACGAGGTGTGGTTCTCGTACACCGACGGCACCTCACCGGGCGCGATCCTGCGGTACGACGCCCGCGATGGCAGCACCGGCCTGTGGGCGACCGCCCCCGGTGCGGTGCCCGTGCCGCGGGTACTCAGCTCGCAAGTGAGCTACCGATCAGCCGACGGCACGACGGTCCGCATGCTGATCGTCGAGCCGCTGGACCGTACCGGCCCCCGGCCGACCGTGCTGTTCGGCTACGGCGGCTTCGGCTCGTCGCAGGTTCCGGCGTACGACCCGTCGATCCTGGCCTGGGTGGAGGCTGGCGGCGTCTACGTCGTGACGAACCTCCGGGGCGGTGGGGAAGAGGGGGAGGACTGGCACCGGGCCGGAATGCGCGAGAACAAGCAGCGGGTGTTCGACGATTTCCACGCCGCCGCGCAGGCCCTGATCGACGGTGGCTGGACCACCCCGGCCCAGCTCGGGGCGTACGGCGGGTCCAACGGCGGGCTGCTCGTCGGGGGCGCGCTGGTGCAGCGGCCGGACCTGTACCGCGCGGTGGTGTGTGAGGCGCCGTTGCTCGACATGGTCCGGTACGAGACGGTGGGGATGGGCGGCCTCTGGGTATCCGAGTACGGTTCCGCTCAACACCCCGAGGAACTGGGCTGGCTGCTCGGTTACTCCCCGTACCACCAGGTCCGTGAGGGCACTCCGTATCCCGCCGTGCTGTTCACCGTCTCCGCCAACGATGTTCGCGTCGACCCGATGCACGCCCGCAAGATGTGCGCCGCGCTGCAGTTCGCCACCGCCGGCGAGGGGCTGATCCTGTTGCGCAGTGAACCAGAAGCGGGCCACAAGGGCCGTTCGACGACGCGGATGGCCGCGCTCGCCGCGGACACACTCGCCTTCCTCGCCTGGCACACCGGATTGGAGCTACATTGA
- a CDS encoding ATP-grasp domain-containing protein: protein MTSDIVVIVDAYSSARDLAPIFRERGFRCVHVRSVANPHPVYGRSFQAGDFIADIVHDGDVAATAAAVERHAPACLIPGTESGVELADILSERLGLRSNGTALGSARRDKYRMLETVRAAGVPTAGQMLVSDLDTLLDWYAGFGGRVVLKPVRSAGNDGIHFCADADDLKSAFSALLGTDSALGARNNAVLAQEYLVGGEYIVNTVSLDGNHRVTDIWKMHHITANGVRDLGGSAQLLPRHGLEQDPLADYTFRVLDALGLRHGPAHTELKLTPQGPRLIETAARACGADLHIPVKAAIGVSQLDWTVDVYTGAVDLHSAATSEYSLIRHAGLVNMVAPASGTLLDYPKMEQLRGLDSFHTLALNVQPGGQIHRSVDDWTYPMRVYLVHEQESTVMHDILTARYLDGDGFYQVEPSEPAV from the coding sequence TTGACCAGCGACATCGTGGTGATAGTCGACGCCTACTCGAGCGCCCGCGACCTTGCCCCGATCTTCCGGGAGCGTGGTTTCCGCTGCGTGCACGTCCGCAGCGTTGCGAATCCGCATCCGGTCTACGGGCGCAGTTTCCAGGCGGGTGACTTCATCGCCGACATCGTGCACGACGGTGACGTTGCCGCCACTGCCGCGGCCGTGGAGCGGCACGCGCCCGCCTGCCTGATCCCGGGCACCGAGAGCGGTGTCGAGCTCGCCGACATCCTCAGTGAGCGGCTCGGGCTGCGCAGCAACGGCACCGCGCTGGGCAGCGCCCGCCGCGACAAGTACCGCATGCTCGAGACGGTTCGGGCGGCCGGTGTGCCCACCGCCGGGCAGATGCTGGTTTCCGACCTGGACACGCTCCTCGACTGGTACGCCGGATTCGGTGGCCGAGTGGTGCTGAAGCCGGTTCGCAGTGCGGGCAACGACGGCATCCATTTCTGTGCCGACGCTGACGACCTCAAGTCCGCCTTCAGCGCGCTACTCGGCACCGACAGCGCGCTGGGAGCCCGCAACAACGCGGTCCTGGCCCAGGAGTACCTGGTCGGGGGCGAGTACATCGTCAACACGGTCAGTCTCGACGGCAACCATCGCGTCACCGACATCTGGAAAATGCACCACATCACCGCCAACGGTGTGCGCGATCTGGGTGGCAGCGCCCAGTTGCTGCCCCGGCACGGGCTCGAGCAGGACCCGCTGGCCGACTACACGTTCCGGGTGCTCGACGCGCTCGGGCTGCGCCACGGGCCGGCGCACACCGAGCTGAAGCTGACCCCCCAGGGGCCACGGCTGATCGAGACGGCCGCGCGTGCCTGCGGGGCGGACCTGCACATCCCGGTGAAGGCCGCGATCGGCGTGAGCCAACTGGACTGGACCGTTGACGTGTACACCGGCGCCGTCGACCTCCACTCGGCGGCCACCAGCGAGTATTCGCTGATCCGGCATGCCGGGCTGGTCAACATGGTGGCGCCGGCGTCGGGCACCCTTCTCGATTACCCAAAAATGGAGCAGTTGCGCGGGCTGGACAGTTTCCACACGTTGGCGTTGAACGTCCAGCCCGGTGGGCAGATCCATCGTTCCGTGGACGACTGGACCTACCCGATGCGCGTCTACCTGGTGCACGAGCAGGAGAGCACGGTCATGCACGACATCCTGACCGCCCGGTACCTCGACGGTGACGGCTTCTACCAGGTGGAGCCGTCAGAGCCGGCAGTCTGA